The sequence AGATTATACGGCTGCCATTTTTGCCTATTGCCTCAACGCCGAAAGCGTAACGATCTGGAAGGATGTACCTGGTGTTCTGAATGCCGACCCTAAATGGTTTGATGAAACGGTATTATTAGAAAAGATAACCTATCAGGATGCTATTGAACTGGCTTACTACGGCGCTACGGTTATTCACCCTAAAACCATCAAGCCTTTACAGAACAAAGGCATTCCTCTATTCGTACGGTCGTTCTTAAAGCCCGATGCACCAGGAACGGTTATTGGTCATTACGAGCGCCACCTGTTGATTCCATCGTTTATTTTTAAGATCAATCAGGTGCTGATTTCATTGCATCCCAATGATTTTTCATTCATCGCAGAAGATAATCTGAGTCGAATTTTTGGGCGGTTTGCTCAGGCAGGCGTTAAAATCAACCTGATGCAGAATACGGCAATCAGCTTTTCGGTCGTCGTTGATAATAACCTGGACCGTATTCCTGAACTATTGGTTCAGTTAAGACAGGATTTTCGGGTCAGCTACAACGATGGTTTAGAACTGATCACCATTCGCTATTATGATCAGAGCACAATTGGCCGGGTACTGGTCAACAAAAAGCTGCTTCTGGAGCAAAAAAGCCGCTACACCGTACAACTGGTTGTAAAGGATTTGGGATAGGTTGGTAAGTGAGTAACTAAGAAAGTAATAAGCAGGGACGATCAACTGATTATCCAAGAATGAATTAGCCCGTTACACGAATTGATCCGGTAACTCAAGTGTCCAACTATCAAAATTTCGGGCAGGGAAGCTTTTTATCCCGTTTTCTGACACCTGACCGACGACCTTCCGGCTTTTCGAAGATGTAGGACAGCGATAATTCGTGTGAACCACCGCTATTGCCAAGCGTCGAGACGGTGAAATCGTAGCTATAACCGATCGAAAATTTTTCCATACGCCAACCAGCGAGCAGGGCCACCGCATCGTGGTTATTGATGGTTTGTTCGTATCGCTTAAAAGGAATCCCCCGATAATAGGCCCCTATCGTTAAAGGCGAGTAGGTTAG comes from Spirosoma aureum and encodes:
- a CDS encoding aspartate kinase, coding for MKVFKFGGASVKDAAGVQNLAEIVRTQGRNAVIVVSAMGKTTNALEDLVRAYTNPKPGQIQARLQTIRSYHESIIHGLTGDFTSVYQTFDSLEAYLKQPFKGLYDEVYDQIVSLGEVMSTQIVAAYLANTGIPTRWTDARQLIATDVTFREGRVDWDETNRRINNTVTTGAVTVTQGFIGQSPDGRTTTLGREGSDYTAAIFAYCLNAESVTIWKDVPGVLNADPKWFDETVLLEKITYQDAIELAYYGATVIHPKTIKPLQNKGIPLFVRSFLKPDAPGTVIGHYERHLLIPSFIFKINQVLISLHPNDFSFIAEDNLSRIFGRFAQAGVKINLMQNTAISFSVVVDNNLDRIPELLVQLRQDFRVSYNDGLELITIRYYDQSTIGRVLVNKKLLLEQKSRYTVQLVVKDLG